The window CCAGGGCCGGGACCGCGGCGATCCCGATCCCGCGCGAGACCAGGCTCAGCACCGTTCCCAGCCCCTCGAACTCCCAGGCCGCGGAGGGCAGCCCGCCCACCTCGGACAGGAGCCGGTCCGTTCCGTAGCGCGAACGCTCGCTCTCGGGCGTCACGATCCACGACTCGTTCAGCAGTCCCTCCAGCACCACCGGGGTCGAGGGATCGGCCAGCGCGTGCCCCCGGGGCACCGCCAGCACCATCGGGTCGCGCATCAGGTTGATGTGCCGCAGGCCGCCCTCCGGCCCGCGCCCGGGGTGCTGTCCGGACCAGTCGTCGACCAGGGCGATGTCCACCTCCCGTGAGCGCACCTGCTGGGTCCCCGTCGCCAGCAGGGTCTGGCGCAGCAGCAGCTGCATCCCCTCGTGCCGGCGCAGCGGCGGCACCAACAGGGGCGCGAACGCCACGGCGGCGGTCGGGAACGCCGTGACGGTGACCACGCCCAGCGCCAGGTCGGACTGCTCGGCGAGCACCGACTCGGTCGCCTCCACCAGCGCCAGGATGTCCTCGGCCTGGGTCACCAGCAGCCGTCCGGCGTCCGTGAGCTCGGCGCCCCGCGCGGAGCGGTCCAGCAGCGCGACGCCCGTCTCCCGCTCCAGGGTGGCCAGTTGCTGGGACACGGCCGAGGGCGTGTAACCGAGGGCGGCGGCGGTGGCGGCGATGGTCCCCCGGACGCTGAACTCGCGGAGGACGTGCAGACGACGCAGATCGAGCATAAGAGAAGCTTACGCTCAGCATCG is drawn from Nocardiopsis dassonvillei subsp. dassonvillei DSM 43111 and contains these coding sequences:
- a CDS encoding LysR family transcriptional regulator, which produces MLDLRRLHVLREFSVRGTIAATAAALGYTPSAVSQQLATLERETGVALLDRSARGAELTDAGRLLVTQAEDILALVEATESVLAEQSDLALGVVTVTAFPTAAVAFAPLLVPPLRRHEGMQLLLRQTLLATGTQQVRSREVDIALVDDWSGQHPGRGPEGGLRHINLMRDPMVLAVPRGHALADPSTPVVLEGLLNESWIVTPESERSRYGTDRLLSEVGGLPSAAWEFEGLGTVLSLVSRGIGIAAVPALAMVGAPAGLVYRRLPASAPERHVYAVVRSVAARRPAVQVTLAALRDAAQQVNREIAGIMVA